The Mycobacterium seoulense genomic interval CGACGGCAGCAGGCCGGCGGCCTGAGCGCCGTTGCCCTGTCGATCGGCGGCGCTGTCGCGTTTGGCGGGGGCCAGCGATGGGTCGGGCTCGATCAGATTGCCGATCTGCGTGCCCTGCGGCGTGCTGAACCCGTAGTCCAGCAGGTGCGCCGCCTGCTCCCACGGGGCGATCGGCTGCCGCGTCCCGTGCAGCAGCACCGCCATCAGGCGCCGCCCGTTGTGGTTGGCCGCGCCGACGAAGGTTTGGCCGGCGTCGTCGGTGTAACCGGTCTTGCCGCCCAGGGCGCCCGGGTACTTGTAGAGCAGCTGGTTGTCGTTTTCCAGCTCGTAGCCGGGGTGGTCGCCGTGGCCGGGGAAGTCGAACGTCCGCGTCGCCACGATGTCGGCGAAAGTCGGGTTCTGCCAGGCGTAGCGGTAGAACAGGCCGATGTCGTAGGCCGACGTGCTCATGCCGGGCCCGTCCAGCCCGGACGGCGTCGCCACCCGGGTGTCCTTGCCGCCGAGCTTGGCGGCCAGCACGTTGATCTTCTCCACCGCCTGCTGCATGCCGCCGAGTTGCATGGCCAGCGCATGCGCGGCGTCGTTGCCGGAGTGCATCAGCAGGCCGTGCAGCAGTTGGTTGACGGTGAACACGCCGCCCTCTTCGACGCCGACCTTGGTGCCCTCGGCTGCCGCGTCGTCGGCCGTTCCGGGAACCGACTTGTTCAGGTTCAGCGCGTTGATGGACGCCATCGCGACGAGCACCTTGATGATGCTGGCGGGGCGGTGACGGCCGTGCGGGTCCTTGGCCGCGATCACCGCGCCGCTGTCCAAGTCCGCCACCAACCACGCGTCGGCGGAGACGTCGGTCGGCAGCGCCGGCGTATCGGGGGCGGCGACGATGCCGCAGCCGCCCAGCGCATCGCCGCCGACCGGCTTGGCGGGCACCGCGAGCGGTATCGGCGGGTCGCCGGCCTGGGGAACCTCCGAGGAATCCACCGCGGGCGGGGTGTTCACCTTGAAGGGGCAGTTCGCGGGGGCGGCGTTGGGTTCGGCGCCGGGCTCGGCGCTCGCGATCGGCGCGGCGAATGCCACCGGAGCGGCCGTCAGGAAAAGGGCCGCTGCCAGGCATGATGCGGAACGTAAGAAGTCCATTGCTTGTGCAGACTAGGCGATCGCGGGCCCGATCCGAGGGAGCCGCGCTGTGACTGGTGGGGCGCAAGTTGCGATTTGATCGGCGCGCGGTGGTCGCGTCCAGCCCCTACACTGGCGGCTATTCCAAACGGTGGGTTGTGGTCTCGGCTGCGGGGGTCCCGCGATGGTGGCGGCGCGCCCGAGCGGCGCCCGCTGAAACACCTGATCAAGCAGGTCGAAAAGGCGACGCAGGTTCGCCGCTCGGGGCTCGACCGGGTGTTGACCGAGTTGAAGGCGCATCGTGACGCCACACCCGACGCCGACCTGCGCTCCGCGCTCGCCTGGCTGTGCAACGCCGTAACGCGGTTCGAGAACGAGCCGACCGCTCAGCGGGGCCGGGAGATGTCGTTGGCCGCCTACGAGGTGAATCGGATCCTCGCGACCAACTGAGCCCCGAGGTCCACCGATCGGGGGACACGCGATTCGTCCGCCAGTGTCCGATCGGGGGATAGTTTTGCCTGTTCAGCGCCCATAGCCTCGGTGTCATGGCCGTATCAGTCGAAGGGGCCGTGGCGCAGACAAACCCGTTCCCGCGCCTGCCTTCCCAGGGCGCGTTCTACACGGCCGGGATGCAGTTCAGCAATGGCGCCGTGGTGCTGCCGTTCATCTGCGCACACCTGGGTCTCACGTGGCTGGCCGCGCTGCTGTTTCCGGCCTACGGCCTGGGCTCCATCGTCGGAAATTCGGTGTCGCCTGCGGTGCTGCGGCGAGTCGGCCAGATGCGGCACCTGCTGCTGGCGGCGATGGCGGCGAGCGCGGCCGCGCTGATCTTGTGTGACGCGCTGATCGCCTGGAACGGCCTGCTCGCGGCGGCGGTATTTCTGCTGACGAGCGCCGGGGGCGGAGTCATCGTCGCGGTATCCAATATCGCCTGCCCCGACACGACCTCCGGCAAGCTGTCCGCGTTGAAGCTGCTGCTGGTCCAGGGGACCATCGCTTCGGTGGTGGCCACCATCGCCGCGCTGTTCGTCGTGCCGGGGCTGGCCACCGGCGACAAGATGGTGTTGCACCGCGATCTGCTGTGTCTCGGCGCATTCGGACTGGCTGCCTCCGGCTTCGCGGCCCTGTTCATCGGCCCGGCGCGGTCCACGTCAATCACGCCACGGATGTCCGTCCGTGACACCTGCAGGCAGGGCTTCGGAGTCGCCCGCACCCAGCCGTGGTTTCGCCGGTATGTGATCACGTGCCTGTTGTTCGCCCCGCTCACCCTGGGCACGACCTTCTACGCGCTGCGCACCGCACACCAGAGCGGCACTCTGCATGTGCTGGTGTTCCTGTCCAGCACCGGACTGGTCATCGGGTCCGCGCTGTGGCGCAAGATCCACCAGCTATTCGGGGTGCGGGGCATGCTGCTGGGCAGTGCCCTGCTCAGCGCCGCCGCCGGCGCGCTCTGCATCGCGGCCGAGTCGTGCGGCCAGTGGTCGCACATGTGGGCCTACGGCACCGTGTTCCTACTGGCGACGGTGGCCGCCCTGGCGGTCTTCGCCGCGGCGATCTCGTGGGTCGGCATGGTCGCGGCCGAACCCCACCGCGGCACGCTGATCGGCTTTTGTTCGACGCTGCTTGCCATCGAGACCACGGCACTGGGAGGCGCCCTCGGCGGCATCGCACAGAACCACTCCACGATCTGGCCGGTCGCCGTCGTCCTGATCCTGGCCGTCGCCGCCGCCGTCGCGGCACTGGGCGCGCCCGCGTCGCCGCCGCGGCGTGCGGCGGTGCCCGCCTAGCGCCGGGCCGTCCGCGGCGGCTGCTCGGCGGGCGTCAGCAACAGGGCACGGACCAAACGGCGGGCCGCGTAAGGCCGAAGCATCTGACTGGCCGGGCGCGGGCGCACCCGTTGCGGCCACCAGAACCACCGGCCGAGCAGCGCGGCGATCGACGGCGTCATGAACGAACGCACGATCAGCGTGTCGAACAGCAGGCCCAGGCCGATGGTGGTGCCGATCTGGCCGATGATGCGCAGATCACTGAACACGAACAGGGACATGGTGACGGCGAAGACCAGGCCGGCGGCCGTCACCACCCCGCCGGTGCCGGCCATCGCCCGGATGATCCCCGTGTTCAAACCGGCGCCGATCTCCTCTTTGAGGCGGGAGATCAGCAACAGGTTGTAGTCCGATCCCACGGCCAACAGCAGCATCACCGACATCGCCAACACCAGCCAGTACAGATCGATGCCGAGAAGGTCCTGCCAGACGAGCACGGACAGGCCGAACGAGGAGCCCAAGGAAACCAGCACCGTCCCGACGATCACGGCGGCGGCGATCACGCTTCGGGTGACGATCATCATGATGATCAAGATGAGACTGATCGCGGCCACGACGGCGATCAGCAGGTCGTAGAGGGCGCCCTCTTTGAGGTCTTTGAACGTCGCGGCGACGCCGCCCATCGAGATCGCGGCGCCCTGCACCGGAGTTCCCTTGATGGCCTCCCGCGCGGCCTGCTGGATGGGCTCGACGCGCGAGATGCCCTCGGGCGTGGCGGGGTCTCCGTCCAGGGAGATGATGAAGCGGGCCGCCTTGCCGTCCGGGGACAGGAACATCCTCAGGACCCGCTGGAAACCGGGGCTGTCGAAGGCCGACTGGGGCAGGTAGAACGAGTCATCGATCTGGGCGGCGTCAAAGACCCGGCCCAGTTCGCCGGGGTCTTTGCTGTTCATCTCCTGCTCCTTGTTGAAGGACGCCAGGGTGCCGTGCCAGACCACCAGAATGTCGCGCATGATCGTCATCGTCGAAAGCATTGGCAGCATCTGCGCGCGCATCTGCGGCAAAAGCGTGGTCAGGGTGTCCATATCCGTGGCGAGAAATTGCAGCTTCTCACTCAGCTGATCGATGTTGTCGAAAGTGTCGAATACCGACCGGATGGCCCAGCACGCCGGGATGTCGTAGCAATGCCTTTCCCAGTAGAAATAGCTGCCGACGGGCCGGAGGAAATCCGAGAGGTCCGCAAGGTGATCCCTGATGGTGTCGGTGATGTTCGACATGTCGTGGGTGAGGTGGTCCATGTCGACGGTGTCGTCGACCATTTCGCCCATGAGTTGATACATGCGCTGCATCGCCTCGATCGATGCATCCATCGCGCGCTCCTGGACCAGCATGTCGTCCAGCCGGCCATTCATGAATTGCATGTTTTCGGCGTTCATCACGCTTTGCATGCTGAGGATGAACGGGATCGACGTGTGCTTGATGGGCGTCCCCAGCGGCCTGGTTATCGCTTTGACCTGTGCGACCCCGGGGCTGTGAAAGACCGCCTTGGCGACCTTGTCCAGCACCAGCATGTCCACCGGATTGCGCATGTCGTGGTCGGATTCGATCAACAGCACCTCGGGGTTGAGCCGGGCCTGCGAGAAGTGCCGACCCGCGGCCGCATCGCCGACCAGGGACGGCATGTTAGGGGACATGAATCCGCGCAGATCGTAAGTCGTCTGGTAATTGGGCAATGCCAGCAGGCCGATGGACGCCACCGCGCACGTTGCGGCGAGCACCGGGCCGGGCCAGCGAACGATTGCGGTGCCCACCCGGCGCCACCGCCGAGTGTTCAGCCTTCGTTTGGGGTCCAAGAGTTTGAAGAAGCCGGCGACGGTCAGCACCGCCGGCCCGAGCGTGACGGCGGCAAGCACCGCGACCAGCATGCCGATGGCGCAGGGAGCGCCGAGCGTCTTGAAGTACGGCAGTCGGGCAAGGCTCAGGCAGTACATGGCGCCGGCGATGGTCAAGCCCGAGCCCATAATCACATGGGCGGTGCCATGAAACATGGTGAAGAACGCGGCTTTTCGGTCTTCGCCCGCGTAGCGCGCCTCGTGGTAACGGCCGAGCATGAAGATCGCGTAGTCCGTGCTGGCGGCGATGGCCAGGAGGGTAAGCAAGTTTGTTGCGAAGGTCGAAAGCCCGAAAACGTTGTGGTAGGCGAGGAATGCGACGACCCCGCG includes:
- a CDS encoding D-alanyl-D-alanine carboxypeptidase family protein, with the protein product MDFLRSASCLAAALFLTAAPVAFAAPIASAEPGAEPNAAPANCPFKVNTPPAVDSSEVPQAGDPPIPLAVPAKPVGGDALGGCGIVAAPDTPALPTDVSADAWLVADLDSGAVIAAKDPHGRHRPASIIKVLVAMASINALNLNKSVPGTADDAAAEGTKVGVEEGGVFTVNQLLHGLLMHSGNDAAHALAMQLGGMQQAVEKINVLAAKLGGKDTRVATPSGLDGPGMSTSAYDIGLFYRYAWQNPTFADIVATRTFDFPGHGDHPGYELENDNQLLYKYPGALGGKTGYTDDAGQTFVGAANHNGRRLMAVLLHGTRQPIAPWEQAAHLLDYGFSTPQGTQIGNLIEPDPSLAPAKRDSAADRQGNGAQAAGLLPSADALPVRVGVAVIGALIVFALIMVARSMNHRPQHHHR
- a CDS encoding MMPL/RND family transporter, encoding MITRFAVPIVLLWLGLTAVLNLAVPQLEVVGKAHSVSLSPKDAAAVQAIKHIGQVFGEFDSNTAVTIVLEADKPLGTDAHRFYTELMRKLSADTEHIAHVQDFWSDPLTAGGSQSADGRAAYVVVYLVGNNETQAYNSVHAVRHVVNSTPAPRGVKAYVTGPYALIADQTEAGDQSVAKVTVITTLVIAVMLLFIYRSVVTMVLVLVMVGIDLGAIRGVVAFLAYHNVFGLSTFATNLLTLLAIAASTDYAIFMLGRYHEARYAGEDRKAAFFTMFHGTAHVIMGSGLTIAGAMYCLSLARLPYFKTLGAPCAIGMLVAVLAAVTLGPAVLTVAGFFKLLDPKRRLNTRRWRRVGTAIVRWPGPVLAATCAVASIGLLALPNYQTTYDLRGFMSPNMPSLVGDAAAGRHFSQARLNPEVLLIESDHDMRNPVDMLVLDKVAKAVFHSPGVAQVKAITRPLGTPIKHTSIPFILSMQSVMNAENMQFMNGRLDDMLVQERAMDASIEAMQRMYQLMGEMVDDTVDMDHLTHDMSNITDTIRDHLADLSDFLRPVGSYFYWERHCYDIPACWAIRSVFDTFDNIDQLSEKLQFLATDMDTLTTLLPQMRAQMLPMLSTMTIMRDILVVWHGTLASFNKEQEMNSKDPGELGRVFDAAQIDDSFYLPQSAFDSPGFQRVLRMFLSPDGKAARFIISLDGDPATPEGISRVEPIQQAAREAIKGTPVQGAAISMGGVAATFKDLKEGALYDLLIAVVAAISLILIIMMIVTRSVIAAAVIVGTVLVSLGSSFGLSVLVWQDLLGIDLYWLVLAMSVMLLLAVGSDYNLLLISRLKEEIGAGLNTGIIRAMAGTGGVVTAAGLVFAVTMSLFVFSDLRIIGQIGTTIGLGLLFDTLIVRSFMTPSIAALLGRWFWWPQRVRPRPASQMLRPYAARRLVRALLLTPAEQPPRTARR